One Chlorobaculum limnaeum genomic window carries:
- a CDS encoding bifunctional UDP-3-O-[3-hydroxymyristoyl] N-acetylglucosamine deacetylase/3-hydroxyacyl-ACP dehydratase, with protein MLIHQRTLQNEISLTGIGLHTGRECTITFKPAPVNTGYIFVRNDIDDCPEIPALIDHVVDVLRGTTIGIGEARVHTTEHVLAALFGLQIDNCRIELSGPEPPVLDGSAHPFAEALLSAGIAEQDEPKNYLVIDETIEYHDAEKGVDIVALPLDGFRATVMVDYKNPALGSQHSGLFDLDKEFLREFSPCRTFCFLSEVEALANQGIIKGGDIDNAIVIVDKQLDETQIQALADKVGVDASHLVLGQNGILNNRELRFTNEPARHKLLDMLGDLALLGMPVKAQILAARPGHASNVEFVKQLKKYADRNKLARQFQHEKKAGVIFDINAIMKILPHRYPFLLIDKIVEFKLDEKIVAIKNVTMNEPFFQGHFPGNPVMPGVLIIEAMAQTGGIIMLNGNENIQESVVFFMGIDKARFRKPVLPGDTLVIEAIMTNKRRSVCQFDAKAYVRGELVCEASLMATVMSKKS; from the coding sequence ATGCTCATTCATCAGCGTACCCTTCAGAACGAAATCTCACTCACGGGTATCGGTCTGCACACCGGCCGGGAGTGCACCATCACCTTCAAGCCCGCGCCGGTCAACACCGGTTATATTTTTGTGAGAAACGACATCGATGACTGCCCGGAGATTCCGGCGCTGATCGATCATGTCGTCGATGTGCTTCGCGGCACCACCATCGGCATCGGCGAGGCCAGGGTGCACACCACCGAGCATGTGCTGGCCGCGCTCTTCGGCCTCCAGATCGACAACTGTCGCATCGAGCTGAGCGGCCCCGAGCCGCCGGTGCTCGACGGCAGCGCCCATCCTTTTGCCGAAGCGCTGCTTTCGGCCGGCATCGCCGAGCAGGACGAGCCGAAAAATTACCTCGTCATCGACGAGACCATCGAGTACCACGACGCCGAAAAGGGCGTGGACATCGTGGCCCTGCCGCTCGACGGCTTCCGCGCTACCGTCATGGTCGATTACAAGAACCCGGCGCTCGGCTCGCAGCACTCCGGCCTCTTCGACCTCGACAAGGAGTTCCTCCGCGAGTTCTCGCCGTGCCGCACTTTCTGCTTTCTCTCCGAGGTCGAAGCGCTGGCCAACCAGGGCATCATCAAAGGTGGCGACATCGACAACGCCATCGTGATCGTTGACAAGCAGCTCGACGAAACGCAGATTCAGGCGCTGGCCGACAAGGTGGGAGTGGACGCTTCGCACCTCGTGCTCGGGCAGAACGGCATCCTGAACAACCGCGAGCTGCGCTTCACCAATGAACCGGCTCGCCACAAACTGCTCGACATGCTCGGCGATCTCGCCCTGCTCGGCATGCCTGTGAAGGCGCAGATTCTGGCCGCACGGCCGGGCCACGCCTCGAACGTGGAGTTCGTCAAGCAGCTCAAGAAGTACGCCGACCGCAACAAGCTGGCTCGCCAGTTCCAGCACGAGAAGAAGGCCGGGGTGATCTTCGACATCAACGCGATCATGAAGATCCTGCCGCACCGCTACCCGTTCCTGCTGATCGACAAGATCGTCGAATTCAAGCTCGACGAAAAGATCGTCGCGATCAAAAATGTCACGATGAACGAGCCATTCTTCCAGGGCCACTTCCCCGGCAATCCGGTAATGCCCGGCGTGCTCATCATCGAGGCGATGGCGCAGACCGGCGGCATCATCATGCTCAACGGCAACGAGAACATCCAGGAATCGGTGGTATTCTTCATGGGCATCGACAAGGCCCGCTTCCGCAAACCGGTGCTGCCGGGCGACACACTGGTCATCGAAGCGATCATGACCAACAAACGCCGCTCTGTCTGCCAGTTCGACGCCAAGGCCTATGTTCGTGGCGAACTGGTCTGTGAAGCATCGCTGATGGCCACCGTCATGAGCAAAAAGAGCTGA
- the leuS gene encoding leucine--tRNA ligase, giving the protein MKYDFSATERKWQARWASENTFASGQDQEKPKYYVLDMFPYPSGSGLHVGHLEGYTATDIVARYKRCRGFNVLHPMGWDAFGLPAEQFAIKTGTHPRLTTEVNVSNFRETLKSMGFSYDWSREINTTDPNYFKWTQWIFLKLYEKGLAYISEVDVNWCEELKVVLANEEVDEKLADGYTVVRRPLRQWVLRITAYAERLLEDLGEVDWPENVKQMQRNWIGRSEGVEIDFELRCHRTNLRVYTTRPDTLFGATYLVISPEHPMAEKLAIAQQLVEVKRYIEQARLKTELERTGLQKEKTGVFTGSYAINPATGEALPVWISDFVLTSYGTGAIMSVPAHDSRDWEFAKKFGLPIREVIKSPHDVEEAVFEGKDSLCVNSSNDEISIDGLDFKTAFDRMATWLESKGKGKRKVNYKLRDWVFSRQRYWGEPIPIKHYDDGTMRPETNLPLTLPEVEAYQPTSTGESPLANIESWLYGEDEHGKFRRETNTMPQWAGSCWYYLRFIDPQNSDELIDPSREKYWMNVDLYIGGAEHAVLHLLYSRFWHKVLYDLGVVSTKEPFQRLFNQGMILGEDNEKMSKSRGNVIPADHVLNSYGADAVRLYEMFLGPLEQVKPWNTNGIEGISRFLNKVWRLVWEEFAETPRVTETKPDDAILKRTHKAIKKVTEDTEQLKFNTAISEMMVLTNELHKAGCYCREAVETVLVMLSPFAPHITEELWQTLGHAESISGAVWPVFDPALAADDVLTIAVQVNGKLRGTFQAPAGCAKEEMIAEAKKVESVVKFLEGQTIVKEIAVPGKLVNFAVKPAEK; this is encoded by the coding sequence ATGAAATACGATTTTTCAGCGACAGAGCGAAAGTGGCAGGCCCGGTGGGCAAGCGAAAACACCTTCGCTTCGGGACAGGATCAGGAGAAACCCAAATATTACGTGCTCGACATGTTCCCCTACCCGAGCGGTTCGGGACTTCACGTCGGCCACCTCGAAGGGTATACAGCCACTGACATCGTCGCCCGCTACAAGCGCTGCCGGGGCTTCAACGTGCTGCACCCGATGGGGTGGGACGCCTTCGGCCTGCCCGCCGAGCAGTTCGCCATCAAGACCGGCACCCATCCGCGCCTGACCACCGAGGTCAACGTCTCGAACTTCCGGGAGACCCTCAAGAGCATGGGCTTCTCCTACGACTGGAGCCGCGAAATCAACACCACCGACCCGAACTATTTCAAGTGGACGCAGTGGATTTTCCTGAAGCTCTACGAAAAAGGGCTGGCATACATCTCGGAGGTGGACGTCAACTGGTGCGAGGAGCTGAAGGTCGTGCTGGCCAACGAAGAGGTGGATGAAAAGCTGGCAGACGGCTACACGGTCGTCCGCCGCCCGCTCCGCCAGTGGGTGCTCAGGATCACCGCCTACGCCGAACGGCTGCTTGAGGATCTCGGTGAGGTTGACTGGCCGGAGAACGTCAAGCAGATGCAGCGCAACTGGATCGGCCGCTCCGAAGGCGTCGAGATCGACTTCGAGCTGCGCTGCCACCGCACCAACCTGCGCGTCTATACCACCCGCCCCGACACGCTCTTCGGCGCGACCTATCTGGTCATTTCGCCGGAGCATCCGATGGCCGAAAAGCTCGCCATCGCCCAGCAGCTCGTGGAGGTCAAGCGCTACATCGAGCAGGCCAGGCTCAAAACCGAGCTGGAGCGCACCGGTTTGCAGAAGGAGAAAACCGGCGTCTTCACCGGCTCCTACGCCATCAATCCGGCCACGGGCGAGGCGCTGCCGGTCTGGATTTCGGACTTCGTGCTCACCAGCTACGGCACCGGCGCGATCATGTCCGTCCCGGCGCATGACAGCCGCGACTGGGAGTTCGCCAAGAAGTTCGGCCTGCCGATCCGTGAAGTGATCAAAAGCCCGCACGACGTCGAGGAGGCGGTGTTCGAGGGCAAGGACAGTCTTTGCGTCAACTCCTCGAACGACGAAATCTCCATAGACGGTCTCGATTTCAAAACCGCCTTCGACCGCATGGCAACCTGGCTCGAATCGAAGGGCAAGGGCAAGCGCAAGGTGAACTACAAGCTGCGCGACTGGGTCTTCAGCCGCCAGCGCTACTGGGGCGAGCCGATCCCGATCAAGCACTACGACGACGGCACGATGCGCCCGGAGACCAATTTGCCGCTCACGTTGCCGGAGGTGGAGGCCTACCAGCCGACCTCGACCGGCGAATCACCGTTGGCCAACATCGAGAGCTGGCTCTACGGTGAGGACGAGCACGGCAAATTCCGCCGCGAAACCAACACCATGCCGCAATGGGCCGGAAGCTGCTGGTACTACCTGCGCTTCATCGACCCGCAAAACAGCGACGAGCTGATCGATCCGTCGCGCGAAAAATACTGGATGAACGTCGATCTCTACATCGGCGGCGCGGAGCACGCGGTGCTGCACCTGCTCTACTCGCGCTTCTGGCACAAGGTGCTCTACGACCTCGGCGTCGTCAGCACGAAGGAGCCCTTCCAGCGCCTCTTCAACCAGGGGATGATCCTCGGCGAGGATAACGAGAAGATGTCCAAATCGCGGGGCAATGTCATTCCCGCCGACCACGTGCTGAACAGCTACGGCGCGGACGCGGTGCGGCTCTACGAAATGTTCCTCGGCCCGCTCGAACAGGTCAAGCCCTGGAACACCAACGGCATCGAGGGGATCAGCCGCTTCCTCAACAAAGTGTGGCGCCTCGTCTGGGAGGAGTTCGCCGAAACGCCGAGAGTCACCGAGACCAAACCGGACGACGCGATCCTCAAGCGGACACACAAGGCGATCAAAAAGGTGACCGAAGATACCGAGCAGCTCAAGTTCAACACCGCCATCTCGGAGATGATGGTGTTGACGAACGAACTGCACAAAGCTGGTTGCTACTGCCGCGAGGCGGTCGAGACCGTGCTCGTGATGCTTTCGCCCTTCGCGCCGCACATCACCGAAGAGCTGTGGCAGACGCTCGGCCATGCGGAGTCGATCAGCGGAGCCGTATGGCCGGTGTTCGATCCGGCGCTCGCCGCGGACGACGTGCTCACCATTGCCGTGCAGGTCAACGGCAAGCTCCGGGGTACGTTCCAGGCTCCGGCGGGCTGCGCGAAGGAGGAGATGATCGCCGAGGCGAAAAAGGTGGAGAGCGTGGTGAAGTTCCTCGAAGGTCAGACAATCGTCAAGGAGATCGCCGTGCCGGGCAAGCTGGTCAACTTCGCTGTAAAACCGGCAGAAAAGTAA
- a CDS encoding YebC/PmpR family DNA-binding transcriptional regulator: MSGHSKWATIKRKKAATDQKRGNLFTKLVKEITIAARMGGGDATGNPRLRLAIDTARANSMPMENIQRAIKKGTGELEGATYDEITYEGYGPGGIAIIIETATDNRNRTVADIRHIMSRNGGSLGESGSVGWMFQRKGSIDVPKSAASEDQLMELLLDAGLEELESDDEQFYTVLTDVKDLEAAKKALEEAGIPFENAKMDLLPDNYIELDGEDALKAMKLIDALESNDDTQVVYSNMEISENAMESFED, encoded by the coding sequence ATGTCAGGACACAGTAAATGGGCGACCATCAAGCGCAAGAAGGCCGCCACCGATCAGAAGAGAGGCAACCTGTTCACCAAGCTCGTCAAGGAGATCACCATCGCGGCCCGCATGGGTGGCGGCGATGCGACCGGCAACCCGAGGCTGAGACTCGCTATCGACACGGCGCGGGCCAACTCGATGCCGATGGAGAACATCCAGCGGGCTATCAAGAAGGGCACCGGCGAACTCGAAGGCGCCACCTATGACGAGATCACCTACGAAGGGTACGGGCCGGGCGGCATCGCCATCATCATCGAGACTGCGACCGACAACCGCAACCGCACCGTGGCCGATATCCGCCACATCATGAGCCGCAACGGCGGTTCGCTCGGCGAGAGCGGCAGCGTGGGCTGGATGTTCCAGCGCAAGGGTTCCATCGACGTACCGAAATCTGCGGCCAGCGAGGATCAGCTCATGGAACTCTTGCTCGATGCTGGTCTCGAAGAGCTGGAGTCGGACGACGAGCAGTTTTACACCGTGCTGACCGACGTAAAAGACCTCGAGGCGGCCAAGAAGGCACTCGAAGAGGCGGGCATTCCGTTCGAGAACGCCAAGATGGATTTGCTGCCCGACAATTACATCGAACTCGATGGCGAGGATGCCCTGAAGGCGATGAAGCTGATCGACGCGCTCGAGAGCAACGACGACACCCAGGTGGTTTACAGCAACATGGAGATCAGCGAAAACGCCATGGAGAGCTTTGAGGATTGA
- a CDS encoding CDP-alcohol phosphatidyltransferase family protein, producing the protein MQGHIFNIPNFLSFLRILLIPWFIYSLDSGQTQTALIIMVVALLSDWFDGQAARWTNEVSDMGKILDPLADKLCLASVAIYYLWKGELPVWFVAFVVFRDLVIFFGAAWIRHRHNVLTTSLWPGKWAVGFVSMMFITMVWPLPLFRQWPVKEFFMYLSTATLFYSFVEYCIRFYKIQKGAEFRA; encoded by the coding sequence GTGCAGGGACATATCTTCAATATCCCCAACTTTCTGAGTTTCCTGAGGATTCTCCTGATTCCGTGGTTCATCTACAGCCTCGACTCTGGCCAGACGCAAACCGCGCTCATCATCATGGTCGTCGCGCTGCTTTCCGACTGGTTCGACGGCCAGGCGGCCCGGTGGACCAACGAGGTCTCCGACATGGGCAAGATTCTCGACCCTCTGGCCGACAAGCTCTGCCTGGCCAGCGTCGCCATCTACTACCTCTGGAAAGGGGAGTTGCCGGTGTGGTTCGTGGCGTTCGTGGTGTTTCGTGATCTGGTGATCTTCTTCGGCGCGGCGTGGATACGTCACCGGCACAACGTATTGACGACGTCACTCTGGCCCGGCAAATGGGCGGTTGGCTTCGTCTCGATGATGTTCATCACGATGGTCTGGCCGCTTCCTCTTTTCCGGCAGTGGCCGGTCAAGGAGTTCTTCATGTACCTCTCCACCGCCACGCTTTTCTACTCTTTCGTGGAATACTGCATCAGGTTCTACAAAATCCAGAAAGGGGCCGAGTTCAGGGCCTGA
- the ruvC gene encoding crossover junction endodeoxyribonuclease RuvC: protein MIVLGIDPGSRKSGYGVIAGTAAGWRVLGCGLVRLAASATLHERIAQLCLGIDEVIAQLKPDAVALETAFVGRNVRSALILGQVRGAVLATVLRHDLPVREYSPREIKLAVTGTGSARKEQVAAMLSRLLDLGLEPKPLDVTDALGVAYCDLARGASVIRHEGGTKKSGNSRNRGWAAFVADNPELVA, encoded by the coding sequence ATGATTGTGCTGGGCATCGATCCGGGCAGCCGCAAGAGCGGCTATGGCGTCATCGCAGGGACGGCGGCGGGCTGGCGTGTGCTCGGATGCGGCTTGGTGCGCCTCGCCGCCTCGGCGACGCTGCATGAGCGCATCGCCCAGCTCTGCCTTGGTATCGACGAGGTGATCGCGCAGCTGAAGCCCGATGCTGTGGCACTCGAAACGGCCTTCGTGGGGCGGAACGTTCGGAGCGCCCTGATTCTCGGCCAGGTGCGCGGCGCGGTTCTCGCCACGGTGTTGAGGCACGACCTGCCGGTGCGCGAATACTCGCCACGCGAGATCAAGCTCGCCGTCACCGGCACCGGTTCGGCGCGCAAGGAGCAGGTGGCGGCGATGCTGTCGCGGCTGCTCGATCTCGGCCTCGAGCCGAAGCCGCTCGATGTCACCGATGCGCTTGGCGTCGCGTATTGCGATCTCGCGCGGGGCGCGTCCGTCATCCGGCATGAGGGCGGAACAAAGAAAAGCGGGAACAGCCGGAACAGGGGGTGGGCGGCATTCGTGGCCGACAACCCGGAGCTGGTTGCCTGA
- a CDS encoding DUF4405 domain-containing protein: protein MKPTLKSWATPLVIATFIISAVTGILIFFHKEGGLIKPVHEWLSWALVTGGVLHTIANWKSFANYFSRKAALAIISTGLIITIAAITVPSQGKGGNPFMRVNRTLSTASVETLAPIVKLTPEQAVAKLEQKGLKVGNANQSIKEIATSNDSEAQKVILALFE, encoded by the coding sequence ATGAAACCGACATTGAAATCCTGGGCTACGCCGCTTGTCATCGCAACATTCATCATTTCAGCCGTCACCGGCATTCTGATTTTCTTCCACAAAGAGGGCGGCCTCATCAAGCCCGTCCACGAATGGCTGAGCTGGGCGCTCGTCACCGGCGGCGTTCTCCATACGATCGCGAACTGGAAAAGCTTCGCCAACTACTTCAGCCGCAAAGCGGCGCTTGCAATCATCTCCACGGGCCTGATCATCACCATCGCCGCCATCACCGTGCCATCGCAAGGCAAAGGCGGCAATCCGTTCATGCGGGTCAACCGCACCCTTTCGACCGCCTCGGTTGAAACCCTGGCTCCAATTGTCAAGCTGACTCCTGAACAGGCGGTTGCAAAGCTGGAACAAAAAGGGTTGAAGGTTGGCAACGCAAACCAGAGCATCAAGGAGATCGCCACCTCCAACGACAGCGAAGCGCAAAAGGTCATCCTCGCGCTGTTTGAGTAA
- a CDS encoding (2Fe-2S) ferredoxin domain-containing protein produces MLTQNKSPYIAHLFVCTNDRGGERKSCADGNCQLIKEKLKEAVDSKGWKGKVRVSTSGCMGVCAQGANVMIYPQKLWFSGVSPDDVDAILSTIERLMSED; encoded by the coding sequence ATGCTTACTCAAAACAAATCACCATACATCGCTCATCTCTTCGTCTGCACCAATGATCGCGGGGGAGAGCGGAAATCTTGTGCGGATGGTAACTGCCAGCTTATCAAGGAAAAATTGAAGGAAGCGGTTGACTCGAAAGGGTGGAAAGGGAAGGTCAGGGTCTCGACCTCCGGCTGCATGGGGGTTTGCGCTCAGGGGGCGAATGTGATGATTTATCCGCAGAAGCTCTGGTTTTCCGGGGTTTCTCCTGATGATGTGGATGCAATTTTGTCTACGATCGAGCGTTTGATGAGTGAGGACTGA
- a CDS encoding ArsR/SmtB family transcription factor — protein MSNADNMARIFKVLSVGSRVRIVELLKERSLCVNALAKALEITPAAVSQHLRVLRDAEVVLPERRGYSVHYRVDKEVLAEWNTAASTLLGVTNEE, from the coding sequence ATGAGTAACGCTGACAACATGGCACGGATTTTCAAGGTGCTTTCCGTTGGCTCCAGAGTTCGGATCGTCGAACTGCTGAAGGAACGGTCGCTGTGCGTGAATGCGCTGGCCAAGGCTCTTGAAATCACTCCGGCGGCGGTTTCGCAGCATCTCCGGGTTTTGCGCGATGCCGAAGTCGTGCTTCCTGAACGGCGCGGCTATTCGGTGCATTACCGCGTGGACAAGGAGGTGCTTGCCGAATGGAACACGGCTGCATCAACGTTGCTCGGCGTCACGAATGAAGAGTGA
- the acs gene encoding acetate--CoA ligase, with protein sequence MATEQTTGQPSESISSVLSERRKFPPTAEFSSKAHVSSMEQYEQLYADAAADPDKYWGDLASQFHWFKPWDSVLEWNAPYAKWFNGGTTNISYNCLDVHVNNWRKNKAAIMWEGEEGNERILTYGELHRQVSKFANVLKIAGIKPGDRVAIYMGMVPELIIAVLACARVGAVHNVIFAGFAAHAITERVNDSRAKMVICADGTRRRGGSINLKNIVDEAIVNTPSVRNVIVLKVTNEQITMHDGMDHWWHDLMGLAEDECEATQVEAEHPLFLLYTSGSTGKPKGILHTTGGYMVHAAASFKYVFDIKDEDIYFCTADVGWITGHSYMVYGPLLNGATVFMYEGAPNYPQWDRFWDIINRHKITIFYTAPTAIRAFIRAGNEWVTKHDLRSLRLLGTVGEPINPEAWMWYHKYVGQEKCPIVDTWWQTETGGIMVSPLPGATPTKPGTATRPLPGIMVDVVHKDGTPCNANEGGYLVIKHPWPSMLRTIYGDNERYEQTYWSEFPGMYFTGDGARKDDDGYIWIMGRVDDVVNVSGHRLGTSEVESALVSHEAVAEAAVVSRPDDIKGNALVAFVTLKDGYEGDAKLRDALGKHVAKEIGAIAKPDEIKWAKGLPKTRSGKIMRRLLRELATSNEIKGDVTTLEDLGVIENLREQEDE encoded by the coding sequence ATGGCAACTGAGCAAACAACCGGCCAGCCCTCTGAATCGATCAGTTCGGTTCTCTCCGAACGCAGGAAATTTCCGCCGACGGCAGAGTTCTCTTCCAAAGCGCACGTTTCGAGCATGGAACAGTACGAACAGCTCTATGCAGATGCCGCCGCCGATCCTGACAAGTACTGGGGCGACCTGGCCTCGCAATTCCACTGGTTCAAACCGTGGGACTCGGTGCTCGAATGGAATGCTCCGTATGCCAAATGGTTCAACGGCGGCACAACCAACATCAGCTACAACTGCCTCGACGTTCACGTCAACAACTGGCGCAAGAACAAGGCCGCCATCATGTGGGAAGGCGAAGAGGGCAACGAACGCATCCTCACCTATGGCGAGCTGCACCGCCAGGTCAGCAAGTTCGCCAACGTCCTGAAAATCGCCGGCATCAAGCCGGGTGACCGAGTGGCCATCTACATGGGCATGGTGCCGGAGCTGATCATCGCCGTACTCGCTTGCGCCAGAGTCGGCGCGGTGCACAATGTGATTTTCGCAGGCTTCGCCGCTCACGCCATCACCGAAAGGGTCAACGACTCGCGCGCCAAAATGGTCATCTGCGCCGACGGCACCCGCCGCCGCGGAGGATCGATCAACCTGAAGAATATCGTTGACGAGGCGATCGTCAACACCCCGTCGGTCAGGAACGTCATCGTGCTGAAGGTGACCAACGAGCAGATCACCATGCACGACGGCATGGATCACTGGTGGCACGACCTCATGGGTCTGGCCGAAGACGAGTGCGAAGCGACCCAGGTGGAAGCCGAACATCCGCTCTTCCTCCTCTACACCAGCGGCTCGACCGGCAAGCCGAAAGGCATCCTGCACACCACGGGCGGCTACATGGTGCACGCCGCGGCGTCGTTCAAATATGTGTTCGACATCAAGGACGAGGATATTTACTTCTGCACCGCCGACGTAGGCTGGATCACCGGCCACAGCTACATGGTCTACGGCCCGCTGCTCAACGGCGCGACCGTCTTCATGTACGAAGGCGCTCCAAACTACCCGCAGTGGGATCGTTTCTGGGACATCATCAATCGCCACAAGATCACTATTTTCTACACCGCTCCGACAGCCATCCGCGCCTTCATCCGCGCCGGCAACGAGTGGGTCACCAAGCACGACCTCCGCTCGCTGAGGCTGCTCGGCACGGTCGGCGAGCCGATCAACCCCGAGGCATGGATGTGGTACCACAAGTACGTGGGACAGGAGAAGTGCCCGATCGTGGACACCTGGTGGCAGACCGAGACCGGCGGCATCATGGTCTCCCCGCTGCCCGGCGCCACCCCGACCAAGCCCGGCACCGCAACCCGCCCGCTCCCTGGCATCATGGTGGATGTCGTACACAAGGACGGCACCCCGTGCAACGCCAACGAAGGCGGCTACCTGGTGATCAAGCACCCGTGGCCCTCGATGCTCCGCACCATCTACGGCGACAACGAGCGCTACGAGCAGACTTACTGGTCTGAATTCCCCGGCATGTACTTCACCGGCGACGGCGCACGAAAGGACGATGACGGTTACATCTGGATCATGGGCCGCGTCGATGACGTGGTCAACGTCTCGGGTCACCGCCTCGGCACCAGCGAGGTCGAAAGCGCTCTCGTGTCGCACGAAGCGGTCGCTGAAGCCGCCGTGGTCAGCCGTCCGGACGATATCAAGGGCAACGCCCTCGTCGCATTTGTCACGCTGAAAGACGGTTACGAAGGTGATGCCAAACTGCGCGATGCCCTCGGCAAGCATGTCGCCAAGGAGATCGGCGCCATCGCCAAGCCCGACGAAATCAAGTGGGCGAAGGGTCTGCCGAAAACCCGCAGCGGTAAAATCATGCGCCGCCTGCTCCGCGAGCTCGCCACCTCCAACGAGATCAAGGGCGACGTCACCACGCTCGAAGACCTCGGCGTGATCGAAAACCTCCGCGAACAGGAAGACGAATAA
- a CDS encoding TspO/MBR family protein: MNNRILTLALCIGLCLAVGFAGSTFTPEPGSWYYTTLNKPEWNPPDWLFAPVWTVLFIMMGTALAKVLGAGWQKREVKAGAALFAIQLILNLGWSASFFGMQSPMQALVVIALLWIFIVLTMLAFAKVSKPASLLLAPYLAWVSFASFLNFTILQLNP; the protein is encoded by the coding sequence ATGAACAATCGAATTCTCACCCTCGCGCTTTGCATCGGCCTCTGCCTGGCGGTCGGCTTTGCCGGAAGCACCTTCACCCCGGAGCCGGGTTCCTGGTACTACACCACGCTCAACAAGCCGGAATGGAATCCGCCAGACTGGCTCTTTGCGCCGGTCTGGACGGTTCTGTTCATCATGATGGGCACGGCGCTCGCCAAGGTTCTTGGCGCGGGGTGGCAGAAGCGCGAGGTCAAAGCGGGCGCGGCGCTGTTCGCGATTCAACTGATCCTGAACCTCGGCTGGTCGGCGTCGTTTTTCGGAATGCAGTCGCCGATGCAGGCGCTGGTCGTCATCGCGTTGCTCTGGATTTTCATCGTCCTGACCATGCTGGCCTTCGCCAAAGTCTCGAAACCAGCCTCATTGCTGCTCGCGCCCTATCTCGCTTGGGTGAGTTTCGCCTCTTTCCTGAACTTCACCATCCTCCAGCTCAACCCGTGA
- a CDS encoding inositol monophosphatase family protein, with the protein MNLELQTAVKAAKAAGAITLSRFGELSHREIVTKEYKDFVTEVDKQCEAVISATIAEAFPEDGLLCEEGTSGKGASGRTWIVDPLDGTLNFIHSFPLFGISIAMRDASGELAVGVVYVPVLDELFTASKGEGAFLNGERIGVSTRHEKGSYLFATGLPFRDYDHYIDGYIGLLKDVIADSAGIRRAGSASIDLAYTAAGRFDGFFEYRLFPWDFAAGVLLVREAGGIVTGFSGSEDVFAHTSILAGSPVTHPMLLEKAQRQFGGKPVNP; encoded by the coding sequence ATGAATCTCGAACTCCAGACAGCCGTCAAGGCAGCCAAAGCGGCAGGCGCTATCACCCTTTCACGATTCGGCGAACTTTCTCATCGCGAAATTGTCACCAAGGAGTACAAGGATTTCGTCACCGAGGTTGACAAGCAGTGCGAGGCGGTGATTTCGGCCACCATCGCCGAGGCGTTTCCGGAAGACGGGCTGCTCTGCGAGGAGGGAACCAGCGGCAAGGGGGCGTCGGGGCGCACCTGGATTGTCGATCCGCTCGATGGCACGCTGAACTTCATCCACTCTTTCCCGCTCTTCGGCATCAGCATCGCCATGCGCGACGCCTCAGGCGAACTTGCGGTTGGCGTGGTCTACGTGCCGGTGCTCGACGAGCTGTTCACCGCCTCTAAGGGCGAAGGGGCGTTCCTGAACGGCGAGCGCATCGGCGTTTCAACTCGTCATGAAAAAGGGAGTTACCTGTTCGCCACTGGCCTGCCTTTCAGGGATTACGATCACTACATCGACGGCTACATCGGCCTGCTCAAGGATGTCATCGCCGATTCGGCGGGCATCCGCCGCGCCGGGTCGGCTTCGATTGACCTGGCTTACACGGCGGCGGGACGCTTCGATGGTTTCTTCGAGTATCGGCTCTTTCCGTGGGACTTCGCGGCAGGCGTGCTGCTGGTGCGCGAGGCGGGCGGCATCGTGACCGGCTTCAGTGGCTCGGAGGATGTGTTCGCCCACACGAGCATCCTCGCCGGAAGCCCCGTCACCCATCCGATGCTGCTGGAGAAAGCACAGCGGCAGTTCGGGGGAAAGCCGGTCAATCCCTGA